GCAACTGCTTCTTCGACCATGCGGATCACGTCGGCCACGGAGGCGTCGCGAAGCGCCTGCACCTGCAGCGGCGGGATCTGGAAATCGTTTTCCACCCGGTTTTTAATGCGCATGCCCATCAAAGAGTCGAGGCCTAAATCGATCAGGGGCAGCTCGTCAGGAAGGTCCTCAGCGTCATAGCCCATGGATTCAGACACAATTGAGCGCAGGCGCTCGCGGACGGTTTCACCGGAGGCAGGATCCCAGCGCACCACCTCAATTTCTGGGTCCTCACTGGCCGCAGTAACCGGACCTTCAGCGAGAGTGACTTCACGTACCCCCTGGGGGCTGCTGGGACGGCCGAAGTCCAGGGAGGTAGCGAAGCCCTCAACAACCAACTCGGTGCCGTTGTAGACCTTAATGCTGGAACCGCCGAGCGAACTCGACACAATAGTGGTCAGCTCGCCATCGGCGGGCAGATAGCCGTGCTCCTCAGTCGCTACCACATGCGCTGCCGGGTCGATCTCCTCGGCCACAGCCTCCACCAGTTGATGCGGGCTAAACACCTGGTCGGCCTGTGTGGCGAAGGCGACGGTGTTGTCCGGCAACGTCACCTTCGCGCCGAGCAGCGAGGTGGCCGACGCCGAGGGACGCGCCTTGGTCCACAACCGGTTGCGGCGCAGCGGCGTGGCCGGGGCGGGGATGACCTTACCGGGCCCGTAAAAGCCGGTGAAGTCAACATTTTCGCCTTGCACGTAAAGTTTGGCAGCCAGATCCATGATGGAGCTAACCTCGTCGACCTTGCGCTTGGTGGTAAAAAGCAGTTGCGCATCGGGCTTGCCCACGGAAAACGCGGTGTTCATCATTCCCATCATGGCCACCGGGTTCGGGGCAATCTCCACCAAAGTGGTGTGGCCGGCGTTGAAGGCAGCCTCGGTGGCGTCTTGGAAAAACACCGGCTGGCGGGTCATGCGCAGGAAATAGTCAACGTCGTGCACCGTTTCGCCGGGGCGGTAGATGCGACCGCGGTCAACGGAGCTAAACAACGGTATCTGCAAAGGCTTCGGCTCAAGGCCGGCCAGTTCGGCGGCGAGATCGCCCATGATTGGGTCCAGCATGCTGGTGTGGCCGGCGCCGCGCACGTTGAGTTTGCGGGCGAATTTCTCGGCCTTTTCCAACTCGGCGACCACAAAGTCGACGGCGGTAGCAGGCCCGCCGATGGTGGTCATTCCCGGCCCGGCGTAGACGGCGGGTTCCGCGCCGTGGGCTTGGGGGTGCTGCTCGATGAAGGCGGCGAGGTCTTCGCGGCTGAGTTCAACGACCGCCATGGCGCCTTCCTGCGGGGTACCGGCGATCATCTCCTCGCCCTCGCCCATCAGGCGGGCACGGTGGCAGGCAATGAGGATCGCGTCGCGGGCGGTGATGCCGCCTGCGGCGTAGGCTGCGCCCATCTCCCCCATGGACATGCCCATGGTCGCGGCTGGAATGATGCCGAAGGAGGCCAGAAGGTCCGTCTGCGCGATTTGGATCGCGGTGATGGTGACCTGGCCGGTCATCGTGTCGTAGGTTTGCTCGTCGTCGCGGATGATTTCGAGCATGGACCAGCCCGCCTCAAACTTGACGTATTCGTCGAGTTCTTCCATGCGCGCGGCAAACAGCGCAGATGTCTGAAGGAGCTGCTTGGCCATTTTGCGGTGCTGCGAGCCGAAGCCCGAGTAGACGAAAACGGGGCCCATCGCGTTCGGCGAGTCGGCCACGGTGATACCGGGTGCGACCTTGCCTTCGGCGACTTGCCGCAGTTTCTTCACGGCTTCCTCGGTGGTGGCGGCTTGCACAACCGCGGCGGAGCGTCCGTGGTTGCGCTTGCTTAGCGAACGGGCGACGGCTACAAGTTCGCTATCGGGCCGGCCCTCTAAGAAATCGGCCACGGCGGCAGCCGCTTCACGACGCCTCGTTGGCAGCAGGCCGGACACCGGCAGGGCCACGTTTTCACCGCCGGTGAGTTCCGCCGGGGCTGGGGTGGCTTGCTCGTGGTAGTCCGCCGGGTCGAAGTCGGCGACCACCACGTGCGCGTTGGTGCCGCCGAAGCCGAACCCGGAGATACCGGCGATGCGCCGACCGGAGTAGCGCGGCCACTCGCGCGGATCCTCCACTACTTCGAGTAAGTTCGCGTCGAAATCGACGTACTTGTTCGGGCCGGTGTAGTTCACCGAAGCCGGGATGGTGTTGTGTTTGAGTGCTTGCAGCACTTTGATCAACGCGACGGCACCGGCGGCCGACTCGGAGTGGCCGATGTTGGACTTTGCAGAACCGAGCAGCAGCGGGTTGGCGCTGCTGCGGCCTTTGCCGAGCACCGTGCCTAAAGCGGTCGCCTCGATCGGGTCTCCCAGGACTGTGCCTGTGCCGTGTGCCTCAATCACGTCGACCTCGGCCGGGTCAACGCCGGCGTCGGCGTAGGCACGGCGCAGCACATCGACCTGCGCGTCGACGTTCGGTGCGGTCAGGCCATTGGAGTGCCCATCGGAGTTGGTGGCGGAGCCTTTGATGACGGCGTGGATTGTGTCGCCATCAGCAAGCGCATCTTCAACCCGCTTGAGCACCAGGAAGCCGGCTGCCTCCGAGCGCACGATACCGTCGGCGTCCTCGGAAAAGGCGTGGATACGGCCGGTCGGGGAGATCACGCCCAGTTCGGAAAACATCAGGGAGGCGAAGGGGTTGGCCATGATGTTGACGCCACCGGCCAGGGCGACGTCGGCTTCGCCGTCGCGCAGCGCGCGCACCGCATGGTGTACTGACACCAGCGAGGACGAGCAGGCGGTGTCCACGTTGACCGAAGGCCCACGGAAATCGAAGGCGTAGGAGATACGGTTCGGGATAATCGCGCTAGACGCCCCGGTCAGCGCGTAAGGGTGTCCCTGGGCCGGGTCGGCGGCGATGAGCATGCCGTAGTCGTTGTTGGAAGATCCGACGAACACGCCGACGGAGGTGCCGCGCAGCGTGTTGGCTGGCAGGTTCGCATCTTCAAGCGCTTCCCAGGCCAACTCGAGCATGATGCGCTGCTGCGGATCCATGTTCGTGGCTTCAAGGGGGCTGAGCCCGAAAAACTCGTTGTCGAAGCTTTCAATGTCGTCGAGGTAGCCGCCGGAGGTGTTCTCCTCCGCCATCTTCGTGCGCACCACCGGATCACCCAGATACTCCGACCAACGTTTCTCCGGGAGGGGGCCCGTGGTGGTGCGGCCGTCGATAAGCAACTGCCAGAAATCGTCGTTGTTTTTCGCGCCCGGGAAACGTCCCGCCGAACCCACTATGGCGATGTCGCGCGCCGCCAAGGAGGACTTCTCCACACGGCGCTGCTGCACCACCGGGGCCTCGTCTTCCGGCGCGGTCAACGCGGCGGCCAACGCCCCGATCGTCGGGTACTGGTAGGCGATCGTCGGGTCGACGCGGCGGCCAAGCAGGTTTTCCAGCTCGCCCGACATGATCACCGCATCACGGGAGGACAAGCCGTAAGATTCCAGCGGCTTTGCGGGCTCGACCTCGGACGCATCGATGCCGACGGCCTCGGCGACCCACTTCTGCAGCCATGCACTTAGCTCGTTGTCACTCATAGCACTCAACACTATCGTTCGCGTTGACCCTTTCGTTATTTTCCCTCTGCTTCTTCTAGTTCTGCTCGCGCTCGAGGTACTTCGTCATATTCACGCGGCGCGCGATCTTGCCGGAGGAAGACCGGGCGATCTCGTGCGGCGCGTAGAACTCGATCACATCCGGCGACAGGCCGTGCGCCGAGGTCACGGCGGCGCGGATCGCATCTTCGGCGGCCTTGTCGCCGGCACCATCGGCACCTTCGGCACGTTCGACAAAGACCACAAGCTTTTCGACGTTTTCCCCCGGCACCGCAAAGGCCGCCACCGAGTCGGCACGCACGTGCTCACTCGCCTCCTGGACGGTGATTTCGATGTCCTGCGGGTAGTGGTTGCGCCCCGCCACCACGATGAGGTCCTTCAGCCGGCCCGTGATGTAGAGCTCCCCATCAATCAAAGTGCCCAGATCGCCCGTGGCCAGCCAGCCGTCGGTAGGCACATTGTCCTGCAACGTGGTGCCGATGGTGTTGACGAAGGCAGCTTCAGTCTCCTGCGGGCGATCCAAGTAACCGCCGGCAATGTTGGCCCCGTGAATCCAAATCTCGCCGATGGAACCTTCCCCGACCTCGTTTGTGGTTTCCGGGTCGACGATGGCGAAGTCCATCCAACGCACCGGCTCACCGTTGGAGGCCAAAACAACGCCCTTGGAAAGGTCCTCCGTCTGAATTGCTTGCCCCTGGGTGAGTTTCTCACGATCGAAGGTGAGAAACTTCGGACGCTCCGGCCGCTGCGCCAACGCCACGATCAAAGTCGCTTCCGCCAAGCCGTAGCCAGGTCGAATGGCATTGCG
The Corynebacterium sp. BD556 genome window above contains:
- the pks13 gene encoding polyketide synthase Pks13 (Pks13 is a key enzyme in mycolic acid biosynthesis.); translated protein: MSDNELSAWLQKWVAEAVGIDASEVEPAKPLESYGLSSRDAVIMSGELENLLGRRVDPTIAYQYPTIGALAAALTAPEDEAPVVQQRRVEKSSLAARDIAIVGSAGRFPGAKNNDDFWQLLIDGRTTTGPLPEKRWSEYLGDPVVRTKMAEENTSGGYLDDIESFDNEFFGLSPLEATNMDPQQRIMLELAWEALEDANLPANTLRGTSVGVFVGSSNNDYGMLIAADPAQGHPYALTGASSAIIPNRISYAFDFRGPSVNVDTACSSSLVSVHHAVRALRDGEADVALAGGVNIMANPFASLMFSELGVISPTGRIHAFSEDADGIVRSEAAGFLVLKRVEDALADGDTIHAVIKGSATNSDGHSNGLTAPNVDAQVDVLRRAYADAGVDPAEVDVIEAHGTGTVLGDPIEATALGTVLGKGRSSANPLLLGSAKSNIGHSESAAGAVALIKVLQALKHNTIPASVNYTGPNKYVDFDANLLEVVEDPREWPRYSGRRIAGISGFGFGGTNAHVVVADFDPADYHEQATPAPAELTGGENVALPVSGLLPTRRREAAAAVADFLEGRPDSELVAVARSLSKRNHGRSAAVVQAATTEEAVKKLRQVAEGKVAPGITVADSPNAMGPVFVYSGFGSQHRKMAKQLLQTSALFAARMEELDEYVKFEAGWSMLEIIRDDEQTYDTMTGQVTITAIQIAQTDLLASFGIIPAATMGMSMGEMGAAYAAGGITARDAILIACHRARLMGEGEEMIAGTPQEGAMAVVELSREDLAAFIEQHPQAHGAEPAVYAGPGMTTIGGPATAVDFVVAELEKAEKFARKLNVRGAGHTSMLDPIMGDLAAELAGLEPKPLQIPLFSSVDRGRIYRPGETVHDVDYFLRMTRQPVFFQDATEAAFNAGHTTLVEIAPNPVAMMGMMNTAFSVGKPDAQLLFTTKRKVDEVSSIMDLAAKLYVQGENVDFTGFYGPGKVIPAPATPLRRNRLWTKARPSASATSLLGAKVTLPDNTVAFATQADQVFSPHQLVEAVAEEIDPAAHVVATEEHGYLPADGELTTIVSSSLGGSSIKVYNGTELVVEGFATSLDFGRPSSPQGVREVTLAEGPVTAASEDPEIEVVRWDPASGETVRERLRSIVSESMGYDAEDLPDELPLIDLGLDSLMGMRIKNRVENDFQIPPLQVQALRDASVADVIRMVEEAVAQRTGEEFAAEPAEVLAVPASVNPAAPQGVGVAPRDAAERVVFGTWAKFTGAAAAGVTSPLPAITAEQAGEIAAHLSDRSGIEVTAAEVQAAESLEPLANKVREGLETPVDGNIRVLRERTEDMDAPSVFVFHPAGGSSAVYEPLTRRIAKNIPVYGVERVEGTLEERAAAYLSDIERLSGGKPVVLAGWSFGGALAYEVAHQMGDDKVAFIALLDTTQPSEPAPDTPEETKKRWQRYAQFAKDTYGLDFPVPYDLLEEAGEEAVLNMLGEFLATTDASAHGLAAGVLEHQRASFVDNQILGKLDFARWASVGVPVLLFRAERMHEGAIILEPAYAHIDEDGGWGAIVEDLRIVHLPGDHLAVVDEPAVGIVGKHINEWIDNVDSL